Proteins encoded in a region of the Pseudanabaena sp. BC1403 genome:
- a CDS encoding hybrid sensor histidine kinase/response regulator produces MNAPSILIVDDEPNNFAVIAAQLSDCDYQIHYASSGQQALSSLDIYNPDLILLDVMMPGINGIEVCQQIKAMPKWQAIPIVMVTALSSKSDLAKCLDAGADDFISKPVNPEELRARIKSMLRIKKQFDKIQSLTQIQENTIDTLKISLGALRGNLASNLSHELNTPLYGIIAPIELIKDFLKDMKIAPALEMLDIVDQSACRIEMLTKRLLVYFELEAFVNKQHPVKPMRTKFSSTAIETTLRSQAQSSNRSNDLVFSLEDAEIALSEQYLSTLLYELVDNALKFSSSGTSITVSSQIEGDMLKLSVLDLGRGMTEEQIAKIDAFIQFERETYEQQGTGLGLTISRKIAELTGGQFWITSVYQHETTVHLTLPIVRS; encoded by the coding sequence ATGAACGCACCCTCAATTTTGATCGTTGACGACGAACCGAATAATTTTGCAGTGATTGCTGCCCAATTAAGCGATTGTGACTATCAGATACATTATGCTTCCAGCGGTCAACAAGCTCTTTCATCCCTAGATATCTACAATCCCGATCTAATTTTACTGGATGTCATGATGCCTGGCATCAACGGCATTGAGGTCTGTCAGCAAATCAAAGCCATGCCAAAATGGCAAGCAATTCCGATCGTGATGGTGACAGCATTAAGTTCCAAATCAGACCTTGCCAAATGTTTAGATGCTGGAGCCGATGACTTCATCAGCAAGCCAGTTAATCCTGAGGAGTTACGCGCCCGTATTAAGTCAATGCTTAGAATCAAAAAGCAGTTTGACAAGATTCAGTCCTTAACGCAGATCCAAGAAAATACGATCGATACCTTAAAAATTTCTCTCGGAGCGCTGCGGGGCAACTTAGCCTCAAACCTATCCCACGAATTAAATACCCCCCTCTATGGCATCATCGCTCCGATCGAGTTAATCAAAGACTTTCTCAAAGACATGAAGATAGCTCCAGCCCTTGAGATGCTGGACATAGTCGATCAATCTGCCTGTCGCATAGAAATGCTAACAAAGAGATTACTTGTTTATTTTGAGTTAGAAGCATTCGTAAATAAGCAACATCCTGTTAAACCAATGCGAACTAAATTCTCCAGTACCGCCATCGAAACGACATTGCGATCGCAGGCTCAGAGTAGCAACCGTAGTAACGACCTAGTATTTTCGCTTGAGGATGCCGAGATCGCGCTATCAGAGCAATATCTATCCACGCTTTTGTATGAATTAGTCGATAATGCTTTGAAATTCTCCTCTTCTGGGACATCCATTACTGTTAGCAGTCAAATCGAGGGGGATATGCTGAAGTTATCCGTACTCGACTTAGGTCGAGGCATGACCGAAGAGCAAATTGCTAAAATTGATGCCTTTATTCAGTTTGAGCGCGAGACTTACGAGCAACAGGGGACTGGTCTTGGCTTAACCATCTCCCGAAAAATTGCCGAGCTAACTGGAGGACAATTTTGGATTACGAGTGTCTATCAGCATGAAACTACGGTACATCTGACACTGCCGATCGTTCGCAGTTAG